In Chitinophagales bacterium, a single genomic region encodes these proteins:
- a CDS encoding TonB-dependent receptor — protein MKKLLIILAVSFLSGSITFAQEEDENLGSEDIIVVKDYEARIADAKKVNVNPSIPEIEVEKVSLDYNLPSRLMSLNYPAHQLRPYSMPKLKDIKYKHSYVKLGFGTQFSPLAELMYINKDVKNLTFGGYYRHFSAYGQKRENQKFRDNKLNVFTNYVIKNFEIGAEFDFRQDVDYFYGYNQEDTSFTAKEVMHRVRDIGGKIYLKNSKLNKKNVDHKQTISTLFTNDNFNVNEWFVNYDLDVTKVLKNKHFFNVNGNVDISNYIPSAPGRGDLEREIFQFGGGYTFNNDDWKLNAGIIFAVGDINDQQQFNVYPKIYSEKRLYKNHLLFYTGWSRRLIKNTYAEFVKENPYINYDIMLENSRVEDRMAGFKGAYKGFTYNARFSNKVVKQLPLYVNDSTDMKRFDIVYDKNTTVINVNLEMGYEWDEKLKSLLTFDLNLYEPDGEAKAWHMPMINTNFSTSYLLKKKVLLRAEIFGVAGAFAKAQNGDAVKIKGMADINIGADYQFTKYLSFFAQLNNLANFKYQKWYNYPTFGFNAMVGVQFRY, from the coding sequence ATGAAGAAGTTACTAATCATATTAGCTGTAAGTTTTTTGAGTGGCAGTATTACTTTTGCTCAAGAAGAAGATGAAAATTTAGGCTCGGAAGACATTATAGTGGTTAAAGACTACGAAGCCAGAATAGCCGATGCCAAAAAAGTAAATGTAAATCCAAGTATTCCCGAAATAGAGGTAGAAAAAGTTAGCTTAGATTACAATTTGCCGAGCAGATTAATGAGTTTAAACTATCCTGCACACCAGCTTAGACCCTATTCAATGCCAAAACTTAAAGACATTAAGTACAAACATTCTTATGTGAAATTGGGTTTTGGTACACAGTTTTCGCCATTGGCAGAGCTTATGTATATTAATAAAGATGTAAAAAACTTAACTTTTGGTGGATATTACCGCCATTTTTCGGCTTACGGGCAAAAAAGAGAAAACCAGAAATTTAGAGATAATAAACTGAATGTTTTTACCAATTATGTAATTAAAAATTTTGAAATAGGAGCGGAATTTGATTTTCGCCAAGATGTAGATTATTTTTATGGATACAACCAAGAAGATACATCTTTTACAGCCAAAGAAGTAATGCACAGAGTGAGAGATATAGGCGGTAAAATTTATTTAAAAAATTCTAAGCTTAACAAAAAGAATGTTGACCATAAGCAAACCATAAGTACTTTGTTTACCAATGATAATTTTAATGTGAACGAATGGTTTGTAAACTACGATTTAGATGTTACCAAAGTACTTAAAAACAAACACTTTTTTAATGTAAATGGAAATGTAGATATTAGCAATTACATTCCTTCGGCACCGGGAAGAGGCGATTTAGAACGAGAAATTTTCCAATTTGGTGGAGGCTATACTTTTAATAATGACGACTGGAAATTAAATGCAGGAATTATATTTGCCGTAGGCGATATTAACGACCAGCAACAATTTAATGTATATCCAAAAATCTATTCTGAAAAGAGATTGTACAAAAATCACTTGCTGTTTTATACAGGTTGGAGTCGTAGGCTAATAAAAAATACTTATGCTGAGTTTGTAAAAGAAAACCCATATATCAATTATGATATTATGCTGGAAAACAGCCGTGTAGAAGACCGTATGGCAGGTTTTAAAGGAGCGTATAAAGGATTTACTTACAATGCTCGTTTTTCAAACAAAGTAGTAAAACAACTACCACTTTATGTAAATGACAGTACAGATATGAAGCGTTTTGATATAGTGTATGACAAAAATACTACGGTAATAAATGTTAATTTAGAAATGGGATATGAGTGGGATGAAAAATTGAAATCGTTACTAACTTTTGATTTAAACCTATATGAGCCGGATGGAGAAGCCAAAGCATGGCACATGCCTATGATAAACACTAATTTTTCTACTTCATATTTATTAAAGAAAAAAGTGCTGTTGAGAGCAGAGATTTTTGGTGTGGCTGGTGCTTTTGCTAAAGCTCAAAATGGCGATGCCGTAAAAATTAAGGGTATGGCAGATATAAATATTGGAGCAGATTATCAGTTTACAAAATATTTATCTTTCTTTGCACAGCTAAATAATTTAGCCAACTTTAAATACCAAAAATGGTATAATTATCCTACCTTTGGGTTTAATGCCATGGTGGGCGTGCAATTTAGATATTGA
- a CDS encoding SPOR domain-containing protein gives MDIKFENHLLELLTNNACVIIPNFGGFINKDISSQINGAVITPPSKQLAFNQYLTHDDELLTGALMQAHQLSYEDAKNKVLNYSNHIQYSLKKHHQFKINKIGSFKVNEQNQIVFQPFLNNLSAKSSFGLQAIHFQPLVKQVAENKIVAKEKAEKTEILKTKRKKTKRQVAKGALFGFIGSFLLMAGVAGLMITNTQIGTVAHQKAGFSDMLFPKTEHVNSFGNRKIIERKIKVDTSTPKELADKGRVYTISEQNIAEGYYVVLGSYSTQSNATRLEDKLFNEGEDTYVVPADNGFYRVCKYVGAEYTKANEILTAERNESDKDLWLIKNLK, from the coding sequence ATGGATATAAAATTTGAAAATCACTTATTAGAACTACTTACCAATAACGCTTGTGTTATTATTCCCAATTTTGGTGGATTTATAAATAAAGACATTTCCAGCCAAATAAATGGTGCTGTTATAACGCCACCGTCTAAGCAGTTGGCTTTTAACCAATATCTTACTCATGATGATGAGCTACTAACCGGGGCTTTAATGCAGGCACACCAGTTAAGTTATGAAGATGCTAAAAATAAAGTGCTTAATTATTCTAATCACATACAATATAGTTTAAAAAAGCATCATCAGTTTAAGATAAATAAAATAGGTTCTTTTAAGGTAAATGAGCAAAATCAAATAGTTTTTCAGCCATTTTTAAATAATTTGTCGGCTAAATCTTCTTTTGGTTTGCAAGCTATACATTTTCAACCTTTGGTAAAACAAGTGGCTGAAAATAAAATTGTAGCTAAAGAAAAAGCTGAAAAAACAGAAATATTAAAAACGAAACGTAAAAAAACCAAACGTCAAGTGGCTAAAGGTGCTTTGTTTGGGTTTATTGGTTCTTTTTTACTAATGGCAGGTGTAGCCGGTTTAATGATAACCAATACACAAATAGGTACTGTAGCACATCAAAAAGCAGGTTTTTCCGATATGCTGTTTCCTAAAACCGAGCATGTAAATAGCTTTGGCAATAGAAAAATAATAGAAAGAAAAATTAAGGTGGATACTTCTACGCCTAAAGAATTAGCCGATAAAGGGCGTGTTTATACCATTTCGGAGCAAAATATAGCAGAAGGATATTATGTAGTGTTAGGTTCTTATAGTACGCAAAGCAATGCTACCCGATTAGAAGATAAACTTTTTAATGAAGGAGAAGATACTTATGTAGTTCCTGCCGATAATGGTTTTTATAGAGTGTGCAAATACGTAGGAGCAGAATATACAAAAGCTAATGAAATTCTTACAGCAGAAAGAAATGAAAGCGATAAAGATTTGTGGTTAATTAAAAATTTGAAGTAA
- a CDS encoding carbonic anhydrase codes for MNLYQKVFENNKKWVAGKKATDADFFKHLSNGQEPEILYIGCSDSRVTAEDMTGVKPGQMFVHRNVGNIVPNNDLSSSSVIEYAINHLNVKHVVVCGHYFCGGVKAAMQAADLGILNPWLRNIRDVYRLHKEELNAIKDENERYNRLVELNVEEQCVNVIKMAAFQKHYLKDKTPTVHGWVFDIASGKLIDLKINFVEKLKDIQEIYDLGL; via the coding sequence ATGAATTTGTACCAAAAGGTTTTTGAAAACAACAAAAAGTGGGTAGCAGGAAAAAAAGCTACCGATGCAGATTTTTTTAAGCATTTATCCAATGGGCAAGAACCCGAAATATTATACATTGGGTGTAGCGATAGCCGAGTAACTGCCGAAGATATGACAGGAGTTAAACCGGGACAAATGTTTGTGCATAGGAATGTGGGCAACATAGTACCTAATAACGATTTAAGCTCTTCGTCTGTAATAGAATATGCCATTAACCATTTAAATGTAAAACACGTAGTAGTGTGCGGTCATTATTTTTGTGGTGGCGTAAAAGCCGCTATGCAAGCAGCCGATTTAGGTATTTTAAACCCTTGGCTAAGAAACATTAGAGATGTATATAGACTACACAAAGAGGAATTAAATGCCATAAAAGATGAAAATGAACGCTACAATCGTTTGGTAGAACTAAATGTAGAAGAGCAATGTGTAAATGTTATTAAAATGGCAGCTTTTCAAAAACACTATTTAAAAGATAAAACACCAACAGTACACGGCTGGGTTTTTGATATTGCATCAGGCAAATTAATAGACTTAAAAATAAATTTTGTAGAAAAACTAAAAGACATTCAAGAAATATACGATTTAGGACTTTAA
- a CDS encoding GIY-YIG nuclease family protein: MGRCYCYILYSQDIDKYYVGYTCDEIEKRVARHRATNKGFTNRAKDWDVVHLEEYLTKEEAKARESEIKKWKSRKKIEILISSAGSEHSD; the protein is encoded by the coding sequence ATGGGAAGATGCTATTGTTACATATTGTACTCACAGGATATAGATAAGTATTACGTAGGTTATACCTGTGATGAAATAGAAAAAAGAGTAGCGAGGCATAGGGCTACAAACAAGGGGTTTACAAATAGGGCAAAAGATTGGGATGTAGTACATTTAGAAGAATATTTAACAAAAGAAGAAGCTAAAGCGAGAGAGAGTGAAATAAAGAAATGGAAGAGCAGAAAAAAGATAGAAATTTTAATTAGCTCGGCTGGTTCAGAGCATTCCGATTAA
- the ftsY gene encoding signal recognition particle-docking protein FtsY encodes MSFFNKFFNKEKKEDLDKGLEKTKEGLFSKLSKAVAGKSKVDENDLDDIEEALIASDIGLETTIKIIDRLEERVAKDKYINTTQLNEILKEEISQLLAENNSDDMETYLPNNAKTPYVLMVVGVNGVGKTTTIGKLAYQLKKEGKNVVLGAADTFRAAAVHQLEIWAERAGVPIVSKGQDADPASVAFDTLKSAQAQNADVVIIDTAGRLHNKVNLMNELSKIKRVMQKVLPDAPNDVMLVLDASTGQNALHQAKAFTDATEVTCLALTKLDGTAKGGVAIGITDQFKIPIRYIGVGEGKEHLQLFNKKAFVDSLFN; translated from the coding sequence ATGAGTTTTTTTAATAAATTTTTTAATAAAGAAAAAAAGGAAGACTTAGATAAAGGACTGGAAAAAACAAAAGAAGGACTATTTTCTAAGTTGTCAAAAGCCGTAGCCGGAAAATCTAAAGTAGATGAAAATGATTTAGACGATATAGAAGAAGCATTAATAGCTTCCGATATAGGCTTAGAAACTACTATAAAAATAATAGACCGATTAGAAGAAAGAGTAGCTAAAGATAAATATATAAACACTACGCAGCTAAATGAAATATTGAAAGAGGAAATTAGTCAGCTATTGGCAGAGAACAACTCTGACGATATGGAAACTTATTTGCCTAATAATGCAAAAACACCTTATGTTTTAATGGTGGTAGGAGTAAATGGCGTAGGCAAAACAACCACTATTGGCAAATTGGCATACCAATTAAAGAAAGAAGGTAAAAATGTAGTGTTAGGAGCAGCCGATACCTTTAGAGCAGCTGCCGTACATCAGTTAGAAATTTGGGCAGAGAGGGCAGGAGTCCCTATTGTTTCAAAAGGACAAGATGCCGACCCTGCTTCTGTTGCTTTTGATACGCTAAAATCGGCACAAGCACAAAATGCCGATGTAGTAATAATAGATACTGCGGGCAGGCTACACAACAAAGTAAATTTGATGAATGAGCTTAGTAAAATTAAGCGTGTTATGCAAAAAGTATTGCCTGATGCACCTAATGATGTTATGCTGGTTTTAGATGCTTCTACAGGGCAAAATGCCTTGCATCAAGCTAAAGCCTTTACAGATGCTACAGAAGTAACTTGCTTAGCACTTACAAAACTTGATGGAACGGCAAAAGGAGGCGTGGCAATAGGTATTACAGACCAGTTTAAAATACCAATAAGATACATAGGCGTAGGGGAAGGGAAAGAACATTTGCAACTATTTAATAAAAAGGCTTTTGTAGATTCTCTTTTTAATTAA
- a CDS encoding DUF4295 family protein: MAKVSKNAKTNRQAQEGSKDYVRVIKTMKSGKSGAYSFVEKIVHKDKVQEFLAKN; the protein is encoded by the coding sequence ATGGCAAAAGTATCAAAAAACGCGAAAACAAACCGTCAAGCACAAGAAGGTTCTAAAGACTATGTAAGAGTTATAAAAACTATGAAGTCCGGAAAATCAGGTGCATATAGCTTTGTTGAAAAAATTGTACATAAAGATAAAGTTCAAGAATTTTTAGCAAAGAACTAA
- the rpmG gene encoding 50S ribosomal protein L33: MAKKSKGNRIQVILECTEHKDSGVAGTSRYITTKNRRNTPDRIELKKYNPILKKYTVHKEIK, from the coding sequence ATGGCTAAAAAATCTAAAGGAAATAGAATACAGGTTATATTAGAATGTACAGAGCACAAAGATAGTGGTGTGGCAGGTACATCTCGTTATATAACAACAAAAAATAGAAGAAATACACCTGACAGAATTGAGTTGAAAAAATACAACCCGATTTTAAAGAAATATACTGTTCACAAAGAAATTAAATAA
- the rpmB gene encoding 50S ribosomal protein L28, which produces MARVCELTGKKPVSGHNVSHSNVKTKRKFLPNLIFKRFYVPELDRWISLKVSTSALRTINKKGIFAYLTELEKKGEIKLVKED; this is translated from the coding sequence ATGGCTAGAGTATGTGAATTGACAGGAAAAAAACCAGTTTCTGGGCATAATGTTTCTCACTCAAATGTGAAAACAAAACGTAAGTTTTTACCAAACTTAATTTTTAAACGTTTTTATGTTCCGGAATTAGATAGATGGATTAGCTTAAAAGTAAGCACATCTGCATTGAGAACAATCAACAAAAAAGGAATTTTCGCTTATTTAACAGAGTTAGAAAAAAAAGGTGAAATTAAATTAGTTAAGGAGGATTAA
- a CDS encoding gliding motility-associated C-terminal domain-containing protein has product MKQIYIIIVVFFSFYTVSVKSQDFLSNNSGLVSIKDGAFISVLGDVYLENNGIFDNSDTIFFTNDWINNAGNTGFSSIGEGFVYMIGEDQRIRGVDETHFYNLLLRTGGTKFGDLDVYVDGFLDLAFLEMNMDTNVVYVTDPALDATRNTTGFVSSLENGGISRVTNQNDVYLFPVGSTIYDTIYRPIEITTTDAPQTYRVRFADTDATYEGYDRDKRALLICDINENYYHKIWQDMGADSIDIRFLYKSAVDGTKWNDIVHWKTVQEWQHAPADTQILGTPWDILDVYNWGDFSTPNYALAHTKPHYADAGPDTTIYLLDTIQLQASGGDFYTWEPAYPISCTDCSNPLFWHDSTATMWVLVEDLDNCKDIDSITVTVDERMTQEGPFIPSGISPNGDGVNDFWYIRWLYRYPDNSVTILNRWEDIVYQTDNYQNDWYGTWNGKKLPEGTYFYILKIKENGEVTQNYTGPITIIE; this is encoded by the coding sequence ATGAAACAAATTTACATAATCATAGTCGTATTTTTCTCTTTTTACACAGTTTCTGTTAAGTCTCAAGATTTTTTGAGCAATAATAGTGGCTTAGTATCTATTAAAGATGGTGCTTTTATTTCTGTATTAGGCGATGTCTATTTGGAAAATAATGGCATTTTTGATAATTCCGATACTATTTTCTTTACTAATGATTGGATTAACAATGCCGGAAACACAGGATTTAGCTCTATAGGAGAAGGTTTTGTTTATATGATAGGCGAAGACCAAAGAATTAGAGGTGTTGACGAAACACATTTTTACAACCTACTTTTAAGAACTGGCGGTACTAAATTTGGCGATTTAGATGTTTATGTAGATGGATTTTTAGATTTAGCTTTCTTAGAAATGAACATGGACACCAACGTAGTATATGTTACCGACCCGGCATTGGATGCCACAAGAAATACTACGGGTTTTGTTAGTAGCTTAGAAAATGGTGGTATTTCCAGAGTAACTAATCAAAATGATGTTTATTTATTTCCTGTAGGTTCTACTATATATGATACTATATATAGACCCATAGAAATAACCACTACAGATGCCCCTCAAACTTACCGAGTGCGTTTTGCCGATACCGATGCTACTTATGAAGGCTACGACCGAGACAAACGTGCTTTATTAATTTGTGATATTAATGAAAACTATTACCATAAAATTTGGCAAGACATGGGAGCAGATAGTATAGATATTCGTTTTTTATACAAAAGTGCTGTTGACGGAACTAAATGGAACGATATAGTACATTGGAAAACTGTTCAAGAATGGCAACATGCTCCTGCCGACACTCAAATACTGGGTACTCCGTGGGATATTTTAGATGTATATAATTGGGGAGATTTTAGCACGCCTAACTATGCTTTGGCTCACACAAAACCTCACTATGCCGATGCCGGACCTGATACTACAATATATTTGTTAGATACCATTCAGCTACAAGCCAGCGGAGGAGATTTTTACACTTGGGAGCCTGCTTATCCTATTTCTTGTACTGATTGTAGTAATCCTTTATTTTGGCACGATAGCACTGCCACCATGTGGGTTTTAGTAGAAGACTTAGACAACTGTAAAGATATAGATAGCATAACGGTAACTGTAGATGAAAGAATGACACAAGAAGGGCCTTTTATTCCTTCGGGAATTTCGCCAAACGGAGATGGTGTTAATGATTTTTGGTACATTAGATGGCTATATAGATATCCAGATAATAGCGTAACCATTTTAAACAGATGGGAAGATATTGTTTATCAAACCGATAATTATCAAAATGACTGGTATGGTACGTGGAACGGCAAGAAGCTACCAGAAGGAACATACTTCTATATTCTTAAGATAAAAGAAAACGGAGAAGTAACACAAAATTATACCGGACCAATTACCATAATTGAATAA
- a CDS encoding PorP/SprF family type IX secretion system membrane protein, translating into MKKLFTFSFILLSFSLIAQQLPDFSLFRENAFLYNPAVAGTEQASVINLSARKQWTNIKRSPLTVTASFHTSLPNKNIGLGAIIFNDFIGPTNYTGLTGSFAYNLVLSRDLRGVSHYKVLSFGLAASIVQYRINGNQIDLDQPNDNAILNGKSSQFFPDAAFGVYYKSRTLFASVSIPQLLHLNVPFKGDNGQKTKFKKMQHYYAMFGGRIFFGKDKVTQESKDKFYLEPAFNFHYVIGSIPQAMISARFAMKDVFFVGLGYRSIQNMMMEGGFTIKKQFSIFYSYDMAFGSVRKDAGQVHEVGLKYKFNKNLGSF; encoded by the coding sequence ATGAAAAAACTTTTTACCTTTTCATTCATTTTACTAAGTTTTTCGTTAATTGCTCAGCAATTACCAGATTTTAGTTTATTTAGAGAAAATGCGTTTTTATATAATCCGGCAGTAGCAGGAACAGAACAAGCTTCAGTAATTAATTTGTCTGCCAGAAAACAATGGACTAACATTAAAAGGTCGCCATTAACCGTTACCGCTTCATTCCATACTAGTTTACCTAATAAAAACATTGGCTTAGGAGCTATTATTTTTAATGATTTTATAGGTCCTACAAATTATACAGGCTTAACCGGCTCTTTTGCATACAATTTAGTTCTATCAAGAGATTTAAGAGGTGTAAGTCATTACAAAGTTCTGTCTTTCGGATTGGCGGCCAGCATTGTTCAGTACAGAATTAATGGGAACCAAATAGATTTAGACCAACCCAATGATAACGCCATATTAAACGGAAAATCATCTCAGTTTTTCCCAGATGCAGCTTTTGGAGTGTATTATAAAAGTAGAACACTTTTTGCCAGCGTTTCTATTCCTCAATTATTGCACTTAAATGTACCTTTTAAAGGAGATAATGGACAAAAAACTAAGTTTAAGAAAATGCAGCATTACTATGCAATGTTTGGTGGCAGAATTTTCTTTGGCAAAGATAAAGTTACACAAGAATCTAAAGACAAATTTTATTTAGAACCTGCATTTAACTTCCACTACGTTATAGGAAGTATTCCTCAGGCTATGATTTCTGCCCGATTTGCCATGAAAGATGTATTTTTTGTTGGTTTAGGTTATAGAAGTATTCAAAATATGATGATGGAAGGAGGCTTTACCATTAAAAAGCAATTCAGCATATTTTATTCTTACGATATGGCTTTTGGAAGTGTGCGTAAAGATGCCGGACAAGTACACGAAGTAGGATTAAAATACAAATTCAATAAAAATTTAGGTTCTTTTTAA
- a CDS encoding cytochrome c: MKGRKKTAIVAVVAILGFWLLSKSINALAKDSGAISYKTHCATCHGNNGEGFEKLLPPLASDWLENNMNSVPCIITNGLKDTIEVNGVVYAEEMLPLKDLTEIEILNITNYISKKFTKEKKFYNQKEIKQLMEQCH; this comes from the coding sequence ATGAAAGGTAGGAAAAAAACAGCTATAGTTGCCGTAGTTGCTATTTTAGGGTTTTGGTTGTTATCTAAATCTATAAATGCTTTAGCTAAAGATAGTGGAGCTATTTCTTATAAAACACACTGTGCTACTTGCCACGGCAATAATGGCGAAGGTTTTGAAAAATTATTACCACCTCTCGCTTCCGATTGGCTTGAAAATAACATGAACAGCGTACCTTGTATTATTACCAATGGTTTAAAAGATACTATTGAAGTAAATGGGGTTGTATATGCCGAAGAAATGCTACCGCTTAAAGATTTAACGGAAATAGAGATATTAAATATCACTAATTACATTAGCAAGAAATTTACTAAAGAGAAAAAGTTTTATAATCAAAAAGAGATAAAGCAGTTAATGGAACAGTGCCATTAA
- a CDS encoding SCO family protein: MKNLAFITIAFLLLYSCSQKKELPFYGKKVINGESVTQQVPAFNFTDQKNEAVSAETFKDDIYVVDFFFTSCPSICPIMTKNMVDVYKEFKENGDVKIMSVSIDPKRDTVEQLNAYALKSGIEDNDTWHFVTGEKDDIYDLAKFFSILAYEDSTVPGGFEHNGYFLLVDKNKYIRGYYDGTRDEEIPKIIDDIHVLLDER; the protein is encoded by the coding sequence ATGAAAAATTTAGCCTTTATAACTATTGCCTTTTTATTGTTGTATTCTTGTAGCCAAAAAAAAGAGTTGCCTTTTTATGGCAAAAAAGTAATAAATGGAGAATCGGTAACGCAACAAGTTCCTGCATTTAATTTTACCGACCAAAAAAATGAGGCTGTAAGTGCCGAAACATTTAAAGATGATATTTATGTGGTAGATTTTTTCTTTACTTCTTGCCCTTCTATTTGCCCCATAATGACTAAAAACATGGTTGATGTTTATAAAGAATTTAAAGAAAATGGAGATGTGAAAATAATGTCGGTTTCTATAGACCCTAAAAGAGATACTGTAGAGCAGCTGAATGCTTATGCCTTAAAATCGGGAATAGAGGATAATGATACATGGCATTTTGTAACGGGAGAGAAAGACGATATTTATGATTTAGCTAAATTTTTCTCTATTTTGGCTTATGAAGATAGTACTGTTCCCGGAGGATTTGAGCATAATGGTTATTTTTTGCTTGTAGATAAAAATAAATACATAAGGGGTTATTATGACGGCACGAGAGATGAAGAAATTCCTAAAATAATAGATGATATACACGTATTATTAGATGAAAGGTAG
- a CDS encoding T9SS type A sorting domain-containing protein, which yields MTRKIILNLFLYSLLFVQFSNAQNEHTFNYARQNTINLSNQGVAWQANVFSTEAAYPGSDSYRAYLQQLKMLRYDGVERGGSKKYTVKKTTSETPIKSTGFKANNFGGIPNDNDLAISNDGKIVSVTNSTMNVYDESGTELLVVDLQDFADSLALNGSSYDPKVIYDPDEDRFIMVFLNGNDATQTSIVLAFSQTNDPTQNWNLYYLAGNPFNNNAWSDFPMIAITKQDFYVTVNHINSDSASWQTGFMQSVIWQVQKAEGYNGNTITSKVHNNIKYNNRFIRNLMPVKGGFDIKNEEMYFVSNRNFDLENDTFFLVHIPQSLSSNANVGYTTQAVLANNVYGLPPNARQTNNTFLQTNDARPLSGFIENGIINFVGNTVDTASNLASIYHAKLSVMNTNLFVDLHIISDTIIEYGYPNISFTGFSNFDEQAIISFNHTSIDSFPGMSAIFYDVNDGYSERLHLKSGNTFVNLISGNNERWGDYSGSQKRYNKPGEVWISGFVGKYLTSGISRNRHETYVYKLATPDSTYLTDSTLNTISNNIAQSSAKIYPNPVNDNHIFIDFESEIAQNVSFYVYTVDGKIIDKIITDKVKKGKNTLTLSTQKLTTGVYLIKATDQNNNLIFTSKIIKN from the coding sequence ATGACAAGAAAAATTATTTTAAATCTATTTTTATACAGTTTGTTGTTTGTTCAGTTTAGCAATGCTCAAAATGAACACACGTTTAATTATGCAAGACAAAACACTATTAATTTAAGCAACCAAGGAGTAGCGTGGCAAGCCAATGTGTTTTCTACAGAAGCTGCCTATCCCGGCTCAGATTCATACAGAGCTTATTTACAGCAACTCAAAATGCTTAGATACGATGGCGTGGAAAGAGGTGGTAGTAAAAAATATACAGTAAAGAAAACTACAAGTGAAACGCCTATAAAATCTACGGGTTTTAAGGCTAATAATTTTGGTGGCATACCTAATGATAATGATTTGGCTATTTCTAATGACGGAAAAATAGTTTCTGTAACCAACTCTACCATGAATGTATATGATGAAAGTGGAACGGAATTATTGGTAGTTGATTTACAAGATTTTGCCGATTCTTTAGCTTTAAATGGAAGTTCATACGACCCAAAAGTAATATACGACCCAGACGAAGACCGTTTTATAATGGTGTTTTTAAATGGGAATGATGCTACTCAAACATCAATAGTGTTAGCTTTTTCTCAAACTAACGACCCTACTCAAAACTGGAATTTATACTACTTAGCAGGCAATCCCTTTAATAATAATGCTTGGTCCGATTTTCCAATGATAGCCATAACTAAACAAGATTTTTATGTAACGGTTAATCATATTAATTCAGACTCGGCTTCTTGGCAAACTGGTTTTATGCAAAGCGTAATTTGGCAAGTACAAAAAGCCGAAGGCTACAATGGCAATACCATAACAAGCAAAGTGCATAACAACATAAAATACAACAATAGATTTATCAGAAATTTAATGCCCGTAAAAGGTGGTTTTGACATTAAAAATGAAGAAATGTATTTTGTTTCTAACAGAAATTTTGACCTTGAAAACGACACGTTCTTTTTAGTGCATATTCCGCAATCTTTGAGTAGCAATGCCAATGTGGGATATACTACCCAAGCTGTATTAGCTAATAATGTTTATGGTTTGCCACCCAATGCCCGACAAACTAACAATACTTTTTTACAAACAAATGATGCCCGCCCACTTAGTGGCTTTATAGAAAACGGCATTATTAATTTTGTAGGAAATACTGTAGATACCGCTTCTAATTTAGCAAGTATTTATCACGCCAAATTAAGTGTAATGAATACCAATTTATTTGTTGATTTGCATATAATAAGCGATACAATTATTGAGTATGGCTACCCAAATATCTCTTTTACGGGATTTTCTAATTTTGACGAACAAGCCATTATTTCTTTTAATCATACTTCTATTGATAGTTTCCCGGGTATGTCTGCTATTTTTTATGATGTAAATGATGGCTACTCTGAAAGACTACATTTAAAAAGTGGTAATACTTTTGTAAACCTAATAAGCGGAAATAATGAACGCTGGGGAGATTATAGCGGTAGCCAAAAAAGATACAATAAACCTGGCGAAGTATGGATAAGTGGCTTTGTAGGGAAATATTTAACTTCCGGTATTAGCAGAAACAGGCACGAAACTTACGTTTATAAACTGGCTACTCCAGATAGCACTTATTTAACAGACAGCACACTTAATACTATAAGTAATAATATTGCTCAATCAAGTGCTAAAATTTATCCTAATCCTGTAAATGACAACCACATTTTTATTGATTTTGAAAGTGAAATTGCTCAAAATGTTAGTTTCTATGTATATACTGTAGATGGAAAAATAATAGATAAAATAATAACCGATAAAGTGAAAAAAGGCAAAAATACTTTAACATTATCTACACAAAAATTAACAACAGGTGTTTACCTTATAAAGGCAACAGACCAAAATAATAATCTTATTTTTACAAGCAAAATAATTAAAAACTAA